Proteins from a genomic interval of Papaver somniferum cultivar HN1 chromosome 4, ASM357369v1, whole genome shotgun sequence:
- the LOC113272925 gene encoding probable ubiquitin-conjugating enzyme E2 25, producing MATEFKQFDIISINEFNSISDHHYVSRSLSPSSTEAIMEEWRILEKDLPDSIFVRVYKGRVDLLRAVIIGPSGTPYHDGLFFFDIQVPSNYPALLEYVLASPPKVFSWNDDRSKKRNPPQSTILQVLVSIQGLVLNGEPFINFPGFESFANSSSWFKKRSVHENVFIKNCKTMVSILKKPPQSFEKFVSQHFRHRASTILVAFNAYINGQAEIGDPITVTAATEITASLASFTFKAEAGFVYPRLVDSFIKNGSSVESIELLDTSKTIREYTVHEHRNCQLVVLMIFILVFYSTILVKKSHGAGGLLYSLFGLDIFLLLLLIPSLHFEFN from the exons ATGGCAACAGAATTCAAGCAATTTGATATCATCTCAATCAATGAATTCAACTCCATCAGTGACCATCACTATGTTTCGCGATCTCTGTCACCATCAAGTACTGAGGCTATAATGGAAGAGTGGAGAATTTTAGAAAAAGACCTACCTGACTCCATATTTGTTAGGGTTTACAAAGGAAGAGTTGATCTTTTAAGAGCAGTGATCATTGGACCATCTGGTACGCCTTACCACGACGGTTTATTCTTTTTTGACATTCAAGTCCCTTCAAATTACCCTgcattgttggagtatgtg cttgcaTCACCACCAAAAGTATTTTCATGGAATGACGATCGGAGCAAAAAACGGAATCCACCTCAATCAACTATACTGCAAGTTTTAGTATCTATTCAAGGTCTAGTTCTCAATGGCGAACCCTTTATCAATTTTCCCGGCTTTGAAAGTTTCGCTAATTCTAGTTCATGGTTTAAGAAAAGATCTGTGCATGAAAATGTTTTCATCAAGAATTGTAAGACAATGGTGTCTATTCTTAAGAAACCACCTCAGTCTTTCGAAAAGTTTGTAAGTCAACATTTTCGTCATCGCGCCAGTACTATCTTGGTTGCTTTCAATGCTTATATTAATGGCCAGGCTGAAATTGGTGATCCTATTACTGTCACTGCTGCGACAGAGATTACTGCGTCCTTGGCTTCATTCACATTTAAGGCAGAGGCCGGATTTGTATATCCAAGGCTTGTAGATTCATTCATAAAGAATGGTTCGTCTGTGGAGAGTATTGAATTACTAGACACTAGTAAGACTATACGTGAGTATACGGTTCATGAACATAGAAACTGTCAACTTGTTGTGTTGATGATTTTTATATTGGTCTTTTATTCAACTATTTTAGTTAAAAAGTCTCATGGTGCTGGAGGTCTGCTTTATAGTTTATTTGGACTAGATATCTTTTTGTTGTTATTACTTATACCTTCTCTGCACtttgagttcaattga
- the LOC113272926 gene encoding putative ubiquitin-conjugating enzyme E2 38, translating to MKEWRILEKNLPDSIFVRVYEKRVDLLRAVIIGPTRTPYHDGLFFFDIQVPSNYPASPPKVYYRSFGHRLNPNLYSNGYVCLSLLNTWDGLMSQRWNPYQSTILQVLVSIQGLVLNAKPYFNEPGYGSYSSSGAWDKSRSLRYNEDVFIMSCKSMVSILNSPPKFFEKFVSQHFRNRAITILVAFNAYINGQAEIGDHITITAATKTTSSYIFQVKAGYLYPRLVDAFVENGSCFESIKRLDTSKNMRRRHKIFKLGVVAFTFLLFGIVYIHRYVL from the coding sequence ATGAAAGAGTGGAGAATTTTAGAAAAAAATCTACCTGACTCCATCTTTGTCAGGGTTTACGAAAAAAGAGTCGATCTTTTACGAGCGGTGATCATTGGACCAACACGTACCCCTTACCATGACGGTTTATTCTTCTTTGATATTCAAGTCCCTTCCAattaccctgcatcaccaccaaaAGTTTACTATCGTTCTTTCGGGCATAGACTAAATCCTAACTTATATTCAAATGGTTATGTTTGTTTAAGTCTTTTAAATACTTGGGATGGTCTTATGAGCCAAAGATGGAATCCATATCAATCAACTATACTACAAGTTTTAGTATCAATTCAAGGTCTAGTTCTCAATGCCAAACCCTATTTCAATGAACCTGGTTATGGAAGTTACTCTAGTTCTGGTGCATGGGATAAGAGCAGATCTTTGCGTTACAATGAAGATGTATTTATCATGAGTTGTAAGTCAATGGTATCAATTCTTAATAGTCCACCGAAGTTCTTTGAGAAGTTTGTTAGTCAACATTTCCGCAATCGCGCTATTACTATTTTGGTTGCTTTCAATGCTTATATTAATGGCCAAGCTGAAATTGGTGATCATATCACTATCACTGCTGCAACAAAGACTACGTCCTCATACATATTTCAGGTAAAGGCCGGATATCTCTATCCAAGGCTTGTGGATGCGTTCGTAGAGAATGGTTCCTGTTTTGAGAGTATTAAGAGACTAGACACTAGTAAGAATATGCGTCGTCGTCATAAAATCTTCAAACTTGGGGTTGTGGCTTTTACATTTCTCTTATTTGGGATTGTTTATATTCACCGGTATGTTTTATGA